In Streptomyces sp. SN-593, a single genomic region encodes these proteins:
- a CDS encoding GntR family transcriptional regulator yields the protein MAFGEQPAYLRVAGDLRRKILDGTLPPHARLPSQARIRSDYGVSDTVALEARKVLMAEGYVEGRSGSGTYVRERPERRRVVRSGFRPTGAPSPYRQEQADEACVGTWESRSAQGAASADVAERLGIQAGDRVMCTRYLFRTEGEPSMLSTSWEPLALTARTPVLLPEEGPVRGQGVVPRMAAIDVLVDHMAEEVGARPGLAEETSALGGVPGHIVIEIRRTYFASGRPVETADVVIPAERYRAVYHLPVR from the coding sequence GTTCGGTGAGCAGCCCGCCTACCTTCGCGTTGCCGGGGACCTTCGGCGCAAGATCCTCGACGGCACGCTGCCGCCGCACGCCCGCCTGCCCTCGCAGGCCCGCATCCGCAGCGACTACGGCGTCTCGGACACCGTGGCCCTGGAGGCCCGCAAGGTGCTGATGGCGGAGGGCTACGTGGAGGGCCGCTCCGGCTCGGGCACCTACGTGCGCGAGCGGCCCGAGCGGCGCCGGGTCGTCCGCAGCGGGTTCCGGCCCACGGGCGCCCCGAGCCCCTACCGCCAGGAGCAGGCCGACGAGGCGTGCGTGGGCACCTGGGAGTCGCGCAGCGCGCAGGGGGCGGCGTCCGCCGACGTCGCCGAGCGGCTGGGCATCCAGGCCGGCGACCGGGTCATGTGCACCCGGTACCTCTTCCGGACCGAGGGCGAGCCGTCGATGCTCTCCACCTCCTGGGAGCCGCTGGCGCTGACCGCCCGCACCCCGGTGCTGCTGCCGGAGGAGGGCCCGGTCCGCGGCCAGGGCGTGGTGCCCAGGATGGCCGCGATCGACGTGCTGGTCGACCACATGGCCGAGGAGGTCGGCGCGCGACCCGGCCTGGCCGAGGAGACCTCCGCGCTGGGCGGCGTGCCCGGGCACATCGTGATCGAGATCCGCCGCACCTACTTCGCGTCGGGCCGGCCGGTGGAGACCGCCGACGTGGTGATCCCGGCGGAGCGCTACCGTGCGGTCTACCACCTCCCCGTTCGCTGA
- a CDS encoding SPOR domain-containing protein: protein MTSEFGWVLIRQDEGGNRYRVGRFATRAEAERVAETLTYPASPPVPPQVYVIEQVVPRAAEA, encoded by the coding sequence GTGACGTCGGAGTTCGGTTGGGTCCTCATACGGCAGGACGAGGGCGGCAACCGCTACCGGGTGGGGCGGTTCGCGACGCGCGCGGAGGCCGAGCGGGTCGCCGAGACGCTGACCTACCCCGCCTCCCCGCCGGTGCCGCCGCAGGTGTACGTGATCGAGCAGGTCGTGCCCCGCGCGGCCGAGGCGTGA
- a CDS encoding SpoIIE family protein phosphatase has product MSASGDDAEASPDRARRPAPPPPGRGTSAFAGPRAPGPLLDILRVAVVMLDTGGRVLLWSPLAEEVLGWAGEHIVGRRVGGLLGPPEPFPEDAEPGRTTNGRTAEPGGRASEGGAGGPDGAGGPGGSTDTGTDDGDPARILAELLRTGRWSGVLSLRHRDGHTVQVDTRTSLLVDGDGRPFVLASLVETSRLRTLEHDLASLDALFDSSPLGVAILDRDLRYVRVNDALAAMNGMPRDDLLGRGVDELLDAATARELATLQRHVLATGEPVIDVIAPGPRGRGHRSLSYHRLVDRAGRVLGVSATVMDVTERMQAAERAERARRRLALLNDVGSRIAGVLDVRRVSETIAEALVPTFTDYSGVILHPQVAVGGDLPAAGFRESQPLRQLGVGAVRWTPRAERMLRRGQSIAFTRDSVFGTVLAGGEPRLLDGEEQVRATTYPDDPKVQAAVELGVSSMLVLPLRARGVVLGLLVVARAGGREPFDRDDLALGVELADRAGTALDNARLYVREREGALTLQRSLLPRTVPEPPGVSIAYRYVPGSSGAEVGGDWFDVIPLGGGRLAFVVGDVMGHGLVAAATMGRLRTAVRTLAGLDMPPDELLRRVNELGDDLAQNRTEGWMATAVYAVYDPSTRRCAIAQAGHPPPVLVERRAAPDLCRARLLDLPTGVPLGVGGVRFETAELDVPDGAVLVLYTDGLVESRGQDIDQGIERMRRTLCRRLGSLEDTCDDLLAAMDPDREPDDVALLVARLGGLPAGSTVSWSFPAEASAVRLARRRVRDTLVSWELAPLSDVTVLLVSELVTNSLRYAHGPIGVRMVRGGSLLVEVSDPLPDPPRERVATEEDEGGRGLQLVAGASRRWGTRHGSLGKTVWFELALP; this is encoded by the coding sequence ATGAGCGCCAGCGGCGACGACGCGGAGGCGTCGCCCGACCGCGCGCGCCGGCCCGCCCCGCCCCCGCCCGGACGGGGGACGAGCGCCTTCGCCGGGCCGCGGGCCCCCGGGCCGTTGCTGGACATCCTCCGGGTCGCCGTCGTGATGCTGGACACCGGCGGCCGGGTGCTGCTGTGGAGCCCGCTGGCGGAGGAGGTCCTCGGCTGGGCCGGCGAGCACATCGTCGGCCGCAGGGTGGGCGGCCTCCTCGGCCCGCCCGAGCCGTTCCCCGAGGACGCGGAACCCGGGCGGACCACGAACGGGCGGACCGCGGAACCCGGCGGCCGCGCGTCGGAGGGCGGGGCCGGCGGGCCGGACGGGGCGGGCGGGCCGGGCGGGAGCACCGACACCGGCACCGACGACGGCGATCCGGCGCGGATCCTCGCCGAGCTGCTGCGCACCGGCCGCTGGAGCGGCGTCCTGTCGCTGCGCCACCGCGACGGCCACACCGTGCAGGTCGACACCCGCACCAGCCTGCTCGTCGACGGCGACGGCCGCCCGTTCGTCCTCGCCTCCCTGGTGGAGACCAGCCGGCTGCGGACCCTGGAGCACGACCTCGCCTCGCTGGACGCCCTCTTCGACTCCTCCCCGCTCGGCGTCGCGATCCTCGACCGCGACCTGCGCTACGTACGGGTCAACGACGCGCTCGCCGCCATGAACGGCATGCCGCGCGACGACCTGCTCGGCCGCGGCGTCGACGAGCTGCTCGACGCCGCGACCGCCCGCGAGCTGGCCACGCTCCAGCGGCACGTCCTGGCGACGGGGGAGCCGGTGATCGACGTGATCGCGCCCGGCCCGCGCGGCCGCGGCCACCGCTCGCTGTCGTACCACCGGCTGGTGGACCGGGCCGGGCGCGTCCTGGGCGTCAGCGCCACCGTCATGGACGTCACCGAGCGGATGCAGGCCGCCGAGCGCGCCGAGCGGGCCCGCCGCCGGCTCGCGCTGCTCAACGACGTCGGCTCGCGGATCGCCGGCGTCCTCGACGTCCGCCGGGTCTCGGAGACCATCGCCGAGGCGCTGGTGCCCACCTTCACCGACTACTCCGGGGTGATCCTGCACCCGCAGGTGGCCGTCGGCGGCGACCTGCCGGCCGCCGGGTTCCGCGAGAGCCAGCCGCTGCGCCAGCTCGGCGTGGGCGCGGTGCGCTGGACGCCGCGGGCCGAGCGGATGCTGCGGCGCGGCCAGTCGATCGCGTTCACCCGGGACTCCGTCTTCGGCACGGTGCTGGCCGGCGGCGAGCCGCGGCTGCTCGACGGCGAGGAGCAGGTGCGCGCCACCACCTACCCCGACGACCCCAAGGTGCAGGCCGCCGTGGAACTGGGCGTCAGCTCGATGCTGGTGCTGCCGCTGCGCGCCCGCGGGGTGGTGCTCGGGCTGCTGGTGGTCGCCCGGGCCGGGGGCCGCGAGCCGTTCGACCGGGACGACCTCGCCCTCGGCGTGGAGCTGGCCGACCGGGCCGGCACCGCCCTGGACAACGCGCGGCTGTACGTCCGCGAGCGCGAGGGCGCGCTCACCCTCCAGCGCAGCCTGCTGCCGCGCACCGTCCCCGAGCCGCCGGGCGTCAGCATCGCCTACCGCTACGTGCCCGGCAGTAGCGGCGCGGAGGTCGGCGGCGACTGGTTCGACGTGATCCCGCTGGGCGGCGGGCGGCTCGCCTTCGTGGTCGGCGACGTGATGGGCCACGGCCTGGTGGCCGCCGCCACCATGGGCCGGCTGCGCACCGCCGTCCGCACCCTCGCCGGCCTCGACATGCCGCCCGACGAGCTGCTGCGCCGGGTCAACGAGTTGGGCGACGACCTCGCGCAGAACCGTACCGAGGGCTGGATGGCCACCGCGGTGTACGCCGTCTACGACCCCTCCACCCGGCGCTGCGCCATCGCCCAGGCAGGCCACCCGCCGCCGGTGCTGGTCGAGCGCCGGGCCGCCCCGGACCTCTGCCGGGCGCGCCTGCTGGACCTGCCCACCGGGGTGCCGCTCGGCGTCGGCGGGGTCCGGTTCGAGACCGCCGAACTCGACGTCCCCGACGGCGCCGTCCTGGTGCTCTACACCGACGGGCTGGTGGAGTCCCGCGGCCAGGACATCGACCAGGGCATCGAACGGATGCGGCGGACCCTGTGCCGCCGGCTGGGCTCGCTGGAGGACACCTGCGACGACCTGCTGGCCGCCATGGACCCCGACCGCGAGCCCGACGACGTGGCGCTGCTGGTGGCCAGGCTCGGCGGCCTGCCGGCCGGTTCGACCGTGTCCTGGTCCTTCCCGGCCGAGGCCAGCGCGGTGCGGCTGGCCCGCCGCCGGGTGCGCGACACCCTCGTGTCCTGGGAGCTGGCACCGCTGTCCGACGTGACGGTGCTGCTCGTCAGCGAGCTGGTCACCAACTCGCTGCGGTACGCGCACGGCCCGATCGGGGTGCGGATGGTGCGCGGCGGCTCGCTGCTGGTGGAGGTCTCGGACCCGCTGCCCGACCCGCCGCGCGAGCGGGTGGCGACCGAGGAGGACGAGGGCGGCCGCGGGCTGCAACTGGTGGCGGGAGCGTCCCGGCGCTGGGGGACCCGGCACGGTTCGCTCGGCAAGACCGTGTGGTTCGAGCTGGCGCTGCCGTGA
- a CDS encoding SpoIIE family protein phosphatase gives MSDMPAGAVPPGDDDADAAKAGVWQSSPPGSLYDYIRVASFSLDREGRIDQWSERATEFFGLTAGEAVGKDPIAAFAPPDVQSRAHRRLAEILDGREWQGLVPYRDASGAEGRAEVYVMPADHGALCLAVDVAALRQIETDLAASQAVFGQSPMGFVLFDTRLRLVRVNERFAAVFGRPTEQPGRGPQDFLSRVEADRLSAALRQVLETGDAVLDMPLVGTVPGDPARRRWSISLYRLHSNSGRPIGVAGLAMDVTGRQRAEREAAHARRNLALLNEAGSRIGTSLDLETTARELLDVAVPHFCDLASVDLYQALLSGAEDLTGTTDGSGEVRRVAFASSVSDAPVAMAGDDDVEPSEGPVAVGSVHRFRFASASARALRTAQLQVLDGEGGHDLGGTPLVQSTLVVPMVARDTVLGLVQFSRAKGSEPFTERDRMLAEELAARAAIFLDNARLYRREHERALILQRSLLPPDDPEATGLDIACRYLPGSMETEVGGDWFDVIELPGHRTALVVGDVMGRGLRAAVAMGELRTAVRTLAMLDLEPAEVLGALDEVAEGLGSSSAGRTRRSKNPADTDLAEVYLATCIYVVYDAVTRRCTIANAGHLPPVVVEPGEDPLLLEVPRGVPLGVGGEPFEEVEVELTEGALLALYTDGLVESRSHPLDEGLDAFRASLAGPARPLEDVCDHVLATLDTAHGEDDIALLMARIRGLPAEQVGDWTLAPQPTSVARARELARDQLLHWGLDDLVDTTELLVSELVTNALRHGFGDIRLRLLLDRTLVCEVWDNALMQPRRRRARDTDEGGRGLQLVAMLSQSWGSRRTHRGKTVWFELALRGGEPGSAGPSVDDLLSMF, from the coding sequence GTGAGCGACATGCCAGCAGGGGCGGTTCCGCCCGGCGACGACGACGCGGACGCGGCAAAGGCCGGCGTCTGGCAGTCCAGTCCGCCCGGGTCCCTGTATGACTACATACGCGTCGCCTCGTTCTCCCTCGACCGCGAGGGCCGGATCGACCAGTGGAGCGAGCGCGCCACCGAGTTCTTCGGCCTGACGGCCGGCGAGGCCGTCGGCAAGGACCCGATCGCCGCCTTCGCGCCCCCGGACGTGCAGTCGCGCGCGCACCGGCGGCTGGCGGAGATCCTCGACGGCCGCGAGTGGCAGGGCCTGGTGCCCTACCGCGACGCCTCCGGCGCCGAGGGCCGCGCCGAGGTCTACGTCATGCCGGCCGACCACGGCGCGCTGTGCCTGGCGGTCGACGTGGCCGCGCTGCGCCAGATCGAGACGGACCTGGCCGCCTCCCAGGCGGTCTTCGGGCAGTCCCCGATGGGCTTCGTGCTCTTCGACACCCGGCTGCGCCTGGTCCGGGTCAACGAGCGTTTCGCCGCGGTCTTCGGCCGCCCCACCGAGCAACCCGGCCGCGGGCCCCAGGACTTCCTGTCCCGGGTGGAGGCCGACCGGCTGTCCGCCGCGCTGCGGCAGGTGCTGGAGACCGGCGACGCGGTGCTGGACATGCCGCTGGTCGGCACCGTGCCGGGCGACCCGGCCCGCCGCCGCTGGTCCATCTCGCTGTACCGGCTGCACAGCAACTCCGGGCGCCCGATCGGCGTCGCCGGCCTGGCGATGGACGTCACCGGCCGGCAGCGCGCCGAGCGCGAGGCCGCCCACGCCCGCCGCAACCTCGCCCTGCTCAACGAGGCCGGCTCGCGCATCGGCACCTCGCTCGACCTGGAGACCACCGCCCGCGAACTGCTCGACGTGGCCGTGCCGCACTTCTGCGACCTCGCCTCCGTCGACCTCTACCAGGCGCTGCTGTCCGGTGCCGAGGACCTGACCGGCACCACCGACGGCAGCGGCGAGGTCCGCCGGGTGGCCTTCGCCAGTTCGGTCTCCGACGCCCCCGTGGCGATGGCCGGCGACGACGACGTGGAGCCCAGCGAGGGCCCGGTCGCGGTCGGGTCCGTGCACCGCTTCCGCTTCGCCTCCGCCAGCGCCCGCGCGCTGCGCACCGCGCAGCTCCAGGTGCTCGACGGCGAGGGCGGCCACGACCTGGGCGGCACCCCGCTGGTGCAGTCCACGCTGGTGGTGCCGATGGTGGCCCGCGACACCGTGCTCGGCCTGGTGCAGTTCTCCCGGGCCAAGGGCAGCGAGCCGTTCACCGAGCGGGACCGGATGCTCGCCGAGGAACTGGCCGCCCGCGCCGCCATCTTCCTCGACAACGCCCGGCTCTACCGCCGGGAGCACGAACGCGCCCTGATCCTCCAGCGCAGCCTGCTGCCCCCGGACGACCCGGAGGCGACCGGCCTGGACATCGCCTGCCGCTACCTGCCCGGCAGCATGGAGACCGAGGTCGGCGGCGACTGGTTCGACGTCATCGAACTGCCCGGCCACCGCACCGCGCTGGTCGTCGGCGACGTGATGGGCCGCGGGCTGCGCGCGGCCGTCGCGATGGGCGAACTGCGCACCGCCGTCCGCACCCTGGCCATGCTCGACCTCGAACCGGCCGAGGTGCTGGGCGCGTTGGACGAGGTCGCCGAGGGGCTCGGCTCGTCCTCGGCCGGCCGCACCCGCCGCTCGAAGAACCCCGCCGACACCGACCTCGCCGAGGTCTACCTGGCCACCTGCATCTACGTCGTCTACGACGCGGTGACCCGCCGGTGCACCATCGCCAACGCCGGGCACCTGCCGCCGGTGGTGGTCGAGCCCGGCGAGGACCCGCTGCTGCTCGAAGTGCCCCGCGGGGTGCCGCTGGGCGTCGGCGGCGAGCCGTTCGAGGAGGTGGAGGTCGAGCTGACCGAGGGCGCCTTGCTCGCCCTCTACACCGACGGGCTGGTCGAGTCCCGCAGCCACCCGCTCGACGAGGGGCTGGACGCCTTCCGCGCGTCGCTGGCCGGTCCGGCCCGCCCGCTGGAGGACGTCTGCGACCACGTCCTGGCCACCCTCGACACCGCCCACGGCGAGGACGACATCGCGCTGCTGATGGCCCGGATCCGCGGGCTGCCCGCCGAGCAGGTCGGCGACTGGACGCTCGCGCCGCAGCCCACCTCCGTCGCCCGGGCCCGCGAACTCGCCCGCGACCAGCTCCTGCACTGGGGCCTGGACGACCTCGTGGACACCACCGAACTGCTGGTCAGCGAACTGGTCACCAACGCGCTGCGGCACGGCTTCGGCGACATACGGCTCCGGCTGCTGCTGGACCGCACCCTGGTCTGCGAGGTGTGGGACAACGCGCTGATGCAGCCGCGCCGGCGCCGCGCCCGGGACACCGACGAGGGCGGGCGCGGCCTGCAACTCGTCGCGATGCTCAGCCAGAGCTGGGGCAGCCGCCGCACCCACCGCGGCAAGACCGTCTGGTTCGAGCTGGCGCTGCGCGGCGGCGAGCCGGGTTCGGCCGGGCCGTCGGTGGACGACCTGCTCAGCATGTTCTGA
- a CDS encoding PspA/IM30 family protein, translating into MTKQTILGRVAQLAKANINALLDQAEDPQKMIDQLIREYTDNIREAEDAVAGTIGNLRMMEQDHAEDVSAAAEWGGKAAAASRKADELRASGASGEADRFDNLAKVALGRQLQSEKEARTAQPVIASQREVVEQLRGGLDDMKERLRQLRSRRDELVARSRTAHAQNTMVDAVKSVNVLDPTSELGRFEDKVRREEARAQGRQELAASSLDRQFESLDAMGDSAEIDARLARLKSGAA; encoded by the coding sequence ATGACGAAGCAGACGATCCTCGGCCGGGTGGCGCAGCTCGCCAAGGCGAACATCAACGCGCTCCTCGACCAGGCCGAGGACCCGCAGAAGATGATCGACCAGCTCATCCGGGAGTACACCGACAACATCCGGGAGGCCGAGGACGCCGTCGCCGGCACCATCGGCAACCTGCGGATGATGGAGCAGGACCACGCCGAGGACGTGTCGGCGGCGGCGGAGTGGGGCGGCAAGGCGGCCGCGGCCAGCCGCAAGGCGGACGAGCTGCGGGCGTCGGGCGCCTCCGGCGAGGCCGACCGGTTCGACAACCTCGCCAAGGTGGCGCTCGGCCGCCAGCTCCAGTCGGAGAAGGAGGCGCGGACCGCGCAGCCGGTGATCGCCTCGCAGCGGGAGGTGGTGGAGCAACTCCGCGGCGGCCTGGACGACATGAAGGAGCGGCTGCGGCAACTCCGTTCCAGGCGGGACGAGCTGGTGGCCCGCTCGCGCACCGCGCACGCGCAGAACACCATGGTGGACGCGGTCAAGAGCGTCAACGTCCTCGACCCGACGAGCGAGTTGGGCCGGTTCGAGGACAAGGTGCGGCGCGAGGAGGCCCGGGCGCAGGGCCGCCAGGAGCTGGCGGCGTCCTCGCTGGACAGGCAGTTCGAGTCGCTGGACGCGATGGGCGACAGCGCGGAGATCGACGCCCGGCTGGCCCGGCTGAAGTCCGGCGCCGCCTGA
- a CDS encoding TPM domain-containing protein, with amino-acid sequence MGAGPPPRAAADAPIPLARTGQVTDRVDALQDRTGEVRSALDRLYDRHRVQLFAVYVSGFSGASPQDWANATAVRNGLGRKDVLLAVATHDRRYAVSADEQSGLSQAQIDEVGDRAIEPALRQNDWAGAAVGAAGGYDAVLDGAPVTAPAITPGAADPGGTSGRTSGSVWIPVVALGAALLLGVWAYRRRADRQRPVRTSAGRGAEQWRTRPKQPVPVTPLPELDAQARELLVATDDAVRTSEEDVGFAAAQFGEDAARPFGEAVEYAKGELTAAFRLRQKLDDAGHAGQEDDTTRRQMLDEILSRCTQANRRLDAESEAFDRLRAMEANAPQVLARAEEKAAALPARIDAAAAALGPLAERYAASALEPVAGYPAEARDRLDFARTSLEQAHAAIGTDHGRAAVFVRAAEGALDQATVLADSVTRREQELRAADTKLAEALAETEADLAEARAVLGPGPGGDAPGGAGPAHAELRGRVARAESVVAAVRAELAGGRPDPIAALRRVEEADAALDGSLAGAREQEAGQRRTAGLLDQALLAARSEVAAARDAVTTHRGAIGSRARTRLTEAERRLHRAEALAADDPPQALEHAREADRLAREAQAHAQDDVSGFGGRRGRGGYGGGGGMAGVGGAVLGGILLGDLLGGGRTRGYGMGGYGGYGGGMGGGAGPGSFGGGGTRGRMGGGGRF; translated from the coding sequence ATGGGCGCGGGACCGCCCCCGCGGGCGGCCGCGGACGCCCCGATACCCCTGGCCAGGACCGGCCAGGTCACCGACCGGGTCGACGCGCTCCAGGACCGGACGGGCGAGGTGCGCTCCGCGCTGGACCGCCTCTACGACCGGCACCGGGTCCAGCTCTTCGCGGTCTACGTCAGCGGCTTCTCCGGCGCCTCCCCGCAGGACTGGGCGAACGCGACCGCCGTGCGGAACGGACTGGGCCGCAAGGACGTGCTGCTCGCGGTGGCCACCCACGACCGGCGCTACGCCGTCTCCGCGGACGAGCAGTCGGGCCTGAGCCAGGCGCAGATCGACGAGGTGGGCGACCGGGCGATCGAGCCGGCGCTGCGGCAGAACGACTGGGCGGGCGCGGCGGTCGGCGCGGCCGGCGGCTACGACGCGGTGCTCGACGGCGCCCCGGTCACCGCCCCGGCGATCACCCCCGGCGCCGCCGACCCGGGCGGCACGAGCGGCCGCACCTCCGGCTCGGTGTGGATTCCGGTGGTCGCGCTGGGCGCGGCGCTGCTGCTGGGCGTGTGGGCGTACCGCAGGCGCGCGGACCGGCAGCGGCCGGTGCGCACCTCCGCGGGCCGGGGCGCGGAGCAGTGGCGGACGCGGCCGAAGCAGCCGGTGCCGGTCACCCCGCTGCCGGAGCTGGACGCCCAGGCGCGCGAACTGCTGGTGGCCACCGACGACGCGGTGCGCACCAGCGAGGAGGACGTGGGGTTCGCGGCGGCGCAGTTCGGCGAGGACGCCGCGCGGCCGTTCGGCGAGGCGGTGGAGTACGCCAAGGGCGAGCTGACCGCGGCGTTCCGGCTACGGCAGAAGCTGGACGACGCCGGGCACGCCGGGCAGGAGGACGACACGACCCGGCGCCAGATGCTCGACGAGATCCTGTCCCGCTGCACCCAGGCGAACCGGCGGCTGGACGCGGAGTCGGAGGCGTTCGACCGGCTGCGCGCGATGGAGGCGAACGCCCCGCAGGTGCTGGCGCGGGCGGAGGAGAAGGCGGCGGCGCTGCCGGCCCGGATCGACGCGGCGGCGGCCGCGCTCGGCCCGCTGGCGGAGCGCTACGCCGCCTCCGCGCTCGAACCGGTGGCCGGCTACCCGGCCGAGGCCCGCGACCGGCTGGACTTCGCCCGCACCAGTCTGGAGCAGGCGCACGCCGCGATCGGCACCGACCACGGCCGGGCCGCGGTCTTCGTGCGCGCCGCCGAGGGAGCCCTCGACCAGGCGACGGTGCTCGCCGACTCCGTCACCCGCAGGGAGCAGGAACTGCGCGCCGCCGACACGAAGCTGGCCGAGGCGCTGGCGGAGACCGAGGCCGATCTCGCCGAGGCGCGAGCCGTCCTGGGCCCGGGGCCGGGCGGAGACGCACCCGGCGGCGCCGGTCCGGCCCATGCCGAGCTGCGCGGGCGGGTGGCGCGGGCGGAGAGCGTGGTCGCGGCGGTGCGCGCGGAGCTGGCCGGGGGCCGGCCCGACCCGATCGCGGCGCTGCGGCGGGTGGAGGAGGCGGACGCCGCGCTCGACGGCTCGCTGGCCGGCGCCCGGGAGCAGGAGGCCGGGCAGCGCCGGACCGCGGGGTTGCTGGACCAGGCGCTGCTGGCGGCGCGCAGCGAGGTCGCGGCGGCCCGGGACGCGGTCACCACGCACCGCGGCGCGATCGGCAGCCGGGCCAGGACCCGGCTGACCGAGGCGGAGCGCCGCCTGCACCGGGCGGAGGCGCTGGCGGCGGACGACCCGCCGCAGGCTCTGGAGCACGCCCGCGAGGCGGACCGGCTGGCCCGGGAGGCGCAGGCCCACGCGCAGGACGACGTCTCCGGCTTCGGCGGGCGGCGGGGGCGCGGCGGCTACGGCGGCGGGGGCGGCATGGCCGGGGTCGGCGGCGCCGTGCTCGGCGGCATCCTGCTGGGCGACCTGCTCGGCGGCGGCCGGACCCGCGGCTACGGCATGGGCGGCTACGGCGGGTACGGCGGCGGGATGGGCGGCGGCGCGGGCCCGGGCAGCTTCGGCGGCGGCGGTACCCGCGGCCGGATGGGCGGCGGCGGGCGGTTCTAG
- a CDS encoding succinate dehydrogenase/fumarate reductase iron-sulfur subunit, giving the protein MSTYTARFRVWRGDAGGGDLADYDVEVNDGEVVLDIIHRLQATQANDLAVRWNCKAGKCGSCSAEINGRPRLMCMTRMSVFDRGETVTVTPLRAFPVVRDLVTDVSFNYAKAREIPSFVPPEGVAAGEYRMAQVDVERSQEFRKCIECFLCQDTCHVVRDHEENKGAFAGPRFLMRVAELDMHPLDAAAAGGGPTRAESAQDDHGLGYCNITKCCTEVCPEHIHITDNALIPLKERAVDRKYDPLVWLGSKIRRRGQ; this is encoded by the coding sequence GTGAGCACGTACACGGCCCGGTTCCGGGTGTGGCGGGGCGACGCCGGCGGCGGCGACCTCGCGGACTACGACGTCGAGGTCAACGACGGCGAGGTGGTGCTCGACATCATCCACCGGCTCCAGGCCACCCAGGCGAACGACCTCGCGGTGCGCTGGAACTGCAAGGCGGGCAAGTGCGGTTCGTGCAGCGCGGAGATCAACGGGCGGCCGCGGCTGATGTGCATGACCCGGATGTCGGTCTTCGACCGCGGCGAGACGGTGACCGTCACCCCGCTGCGGGCCTTCCCGGTGGTCCGCGACCTGGTCACCGACGTGTCCTTCAACTACGCCAAGGCGCGCGAGATCCCGTCGTTCGTGCCGCCCGAGGGCGTGGCGGCCGGCGAGTACCGGATGGCGCAGGTGGACGTGGAGCGCTCGCAGGAGTTCCGCAAGTGCATCGAGTGCTTCCTGTGCCAGGACACCTGCCACGTGGTGCGCGACCACGAGGAGAACAAGGGCGCGTTCGCCGGGCCGCGGTTCCTGATGCGGGTCGCCGAGCTGGACATGCACCCGCTGGACGCCGCGGCCGCGGGCGGCGGCCCGACCCGCGCGGAGTCCGCGCAGGACGACCACGGCCTGGGCTACTGCAACATCACCAAGTGCTGCACGGAGGTCTGCCCCGAGCACATCCACATCACCGACAACGCGCTGATCCCGCTCAAGGAGCGTGCCGTGGACCGCAAGTACGACCCGCTGGTGTGGCTCGGCTCGAAGATCAGGCGCCGCGGCCAGTAG